Genomic DNA from Sphingobium sp. WTD-1:
CGGCACACGCCGGGTCCGTTCCGTGCCGCGCATCAGTTCGGCCAGCTCGAACCCGTCCATGCCCGGCATCTGCACGTCGAGCAGCGCCAGCGCGACATCCTCCACCAGCAGCAGTTCAAGCGCCTGCATGCCCGACCGCGCCTTGATGAGGGTCACGCCCTCGTCCGCCAGCAGCGCTTCAAGCGCGGTCAGATTTTCCTCGACATCGTCGACCGCCAGGATCTTGGTGGGCTCAGGCTGCATGGTCGAGCGCCTTCAGATCCTGCAGGTTGCGGCGATAGATTTTCTCGCCCTCGTCGAAATCGGCAAAGCCATCGGAATAGCGCGAGAAGCGCAGCGTTTCCTTCGAACCCAGCCCGAGGAAGCCGCCGCGGACCAGCGATTCCCCGAACAGGCCGAGCGCGCGATCCTGCAATTCGCGATCGAAATAGATGAGCACATTACGGCTGGACACCAGCTGTACCTCCCCAAAGACCTGGTCGCTCGCCAGATTATGTTGTGCAAAGACCGCGCGGCGACGCAGCGTCTTGTCGAAGACGGCGGCGCCATAGGCGGCAGTATAATAGTCGGACAGCGAGGCCTTCCCGCCCGCAAGCCGATGATTTTCGCTGAATTGCGGCAGACGATCGATGGCGTAGATGCCCGCTTCCGCCTTTTCGAGCGCGGCCGGGCTGATGTCGGTGCAGTAGAAGATCGTACGATCCTCCAGCCCTTCCTCGCGGAACAGGATCGCGAGCGAGTAGAATTCCTCGCCATTGGCGCAGCCGGCGATCCACACCTTGAGCGAGGGATAGGTCTTGAGATGCGGCACGACCTGCTCGCGCAACGCCCGGAAATAGGCGGGATCGCGAAACATTTCGCTCACCTGGATGGTGAGGAAGCCCATCAGGTCGGCAAACACGGCGGGATCGCGCAGCAACAGATGCTGGAGTTGGGACAGGCTGTCGCAGCCATGCTGATGCTGGGCACGGGCCAGCCGGCGATGTAGCGATCCGCGCGAATAGCCGCGAAAGTCGTAATGATAATGGCGGAAGATCGCTTCGAGCAGCAGGTCGAGCTCCAGTTCGTCCCGCGGCCCGAAATGCTCCTCCATCAGCGAGGCATCCATACACGCACCAGGCTGAGCAACTTGTCGACGTCGAGCGGCTTGGCGAGATAGTCGTTGGCACCGGCGGCCAGGCATTCCTGCTGGTCCTGCGCCATCGCCTTGGCCGTGAGCGCGATGATCGGCAGGCCCACGCCCCAGCCCTGCTTGCGGATTTCGCGCATCGCCGTCAGCCCGTCCATTTCCGGCATCATCACGTCCATCAGCACGAGATCGACCTTGGGCGCCTCGGTGCGCGCAGCCTCTTCGAGCGCGACAAGCGCCTCGCGGCCATTGCGTGCGATACGGACATGAACCCCATGGGGTTCGAAAATGCTCGTGAGGGCATAAACGTTCCGTATATCATCCTCGACAACCAGAATATTTTTGCCTTCCAGCGCCTCATCACGGCTGAGCGAACGGGCGATCAGCTGCTGCTGAAGTTCGGGCAGTTCCGACACCACCTGATGCAGGAACAGCGTCACTTCATCGAGCAGCCGTTCGGGCGACTTCGCCCCCTTGACGATGATCGACTTGGAATAGCGGCGCAGGCGCAGCTCCTCCTCCGCGCCGAGGTCGCGGCCGGTATAGACGATGACCGGCGGGAAGCCGACGCTGTCATCCGCGCTCAGCCGTTCGAGCAGGTCGAAACCGGACGCATCGGGCAGGTTGAGATCGAGCACCATGCAGTCGAAGGTCTCGCGACCCAGCATTTCGAAACATTGGGCGGCCGAATGGGCCTCCAGCGTCTCGACCTCGCGGGAGGCGAGCAGCAGCTTGATGCTCTCGGCCTGCTGGGCGTCGTCCTCGACTACCAGAACCCGGCGCATGCGCTGGGCCATGCGCGCCTCCAGCCCTTCAAGCATGTCGATCAGCGCATCGCGCTTCACCGGCTTGAACAGATAGCCGATCGCGCCGCTGGCCAGCGCCGCCTGGCTGTCATCATCGACCGACACGACATGGACCGGGATATGGCGGGTGCGCATGTCGCGCTTGATCCGGTCTAGCACCGACAGGCCGGTATGGTCGGGCAGGTTCATGTCCAGGATCACGGCATGAGGCAGATATTGCCGAGCCATCAGCGCGCCTTCGTCGGCGGTGCCGGCGATCAGGCACTGGAAGCCCTGTTCATGCGCGATGTCGCACAGGATGCGGGCGAAGACCGGATCATCCTCCACGATCAGGATCAGGCGCGAATCCCCGGACAAGGTTTCACGATCATCCTGGGTATCGACCAGGCTGGCGATACGCTGGCGCGCGGGCGCCACCGGCTGGGGCCGCGGCGCTTCGGCCAGGCTGATCGAGGGCAGATGGCTGAGCGCGGGATCGAAGCGATCGGGCAGCAGCAGCGAGAAGGCACTGCCCTCGCCCGGCTGGCTTTCGACGCGCAGTTCGCCGCCCAGCAGCCGCGCGAGTTCGCGCGAGATGGAGAGGCCAAGGCCGGTGCCGCCATATTTGCGGCTGATCGTGCCATCGGCCTGGCGGAAGGGTTCGAAGATCAGCTTCTGCTGCGCTTCCGCAATGCCGACGCCGCTGTCCTGCACGGTGAAGGCCACCCGGCCATCCGCATGCCGGCCAACGGTCAGCGCGACCTCGCCCCGATCGGTGAATTTGATCGCATTGGACAGGAAATTCTTCAGCACCTGCTCGACGCGCTGCGGATCGGTTTCGATCTCGACCGGATCGGCGCCGGCGGCAAGGCGGAAGGACAAGCCCTTGGCCTGGGCCGAGGGCGCGAAGATCGCCTGCAGCTTGTCCAGCATCGGCGCGATCCGCACGGAACGCGGCTGCAACTCCAGCTTGCCCGCCTCGATCTTGGAAATGTCGAGAATGTCGTTGATCAGGGTCAGCAGGTCATTGCCAGACGTCTCGATCGTTTCGGCATGGCGGACCTGATCGGCGCTGAGATTGCCGGCACGATTTTCCGCCAGCAGGCGCGCCATGATGAGCAGCGAGTTGAGCGGCGTGCGCAGCTCATGGCTCATATTGGCGAGGAATTCGGACTTGTAGCGGCTGGCCTGGTCCAGCTCGGCGGCCTGCTGCTGGAGCGAAAGCTGGGCGCGGGCGAGATCGTCGCGCTGGGCCTGCATGTGGCGGGCCTGCTCTTCCAGCTGGACATTGGTCTGTTCCAGCTCGCTCTGCTGCGCCTCCAGACGGGTGGCGGAGTCCTGAAGCTGGCGGCTCTGGGTTTCCAGCTCGTCATTATTGGCGCGCAGTTCCTCGCCCTGGGCCTGCAATTCCTCGGCCTGACGCTGGGTTTCCTCAAGCGCGTCCTGCAACCGGGCGCGGAAACGGGCCGAACGCAGCGCGATGCCCATGCCGGCGCTCGCTTCCTCCAGCAGTTCGAGCACGCGGTCATCGACCGGATCGAAGGCGCCCAGTTCCAGCACCGCATTGACGATGCCGTCCGTCACGGTCGGCACGATCAGCAGATGGCGGGGACGATCGCGGCCAAAGGCCGAGCCGATCGTCAGATAATGATCGGGCACATCATGCAGCAGTTGCGCCCGCCCTTCGGCCGCGACCTGGCCGAGCAGCCCTTCCTTGGCGACGAAGCGCTGCGGCATATCGGCATCGGCCGGCACGCCGAGCGTCGCGACGCGGTTGAACTGGCCATCCTCGCCCTTGAACAGGGCACCGCCCTGGAAACCGAGATAGCGCGCGAGGAAGGCAAGGATCGCCTCCCCCAGCTGCTCGACGCTCTGGTCG
This window encodes:
- a CDS encoding response regulator, producing MGKAKLGSISGRTDAWAALGLFLGIAFFLVSGAVAYLNIQGLGESDRAIRHTHNVLIALDELLSTAQDAETGQRGYLLTSDRGYLEPYENAVATMPGRLDALARLTRDNPTQQNNLARLRRHVDAKLAELRETIEARRNQSIIQALTIVTTGRGKQEMDAVRAQLDTMAREELRLREIRLADMASASQTAIMSGLVTGLLGVVLTIAVYLLVRRNSKARARQAWLQAGHLGLSDAMRGDQSVEQLGEAILAFLARYLGFQGGALFKGEDGQFNRVATLGVPADADMPQRFVAKEGLLGQVAAEGRAQLLHDVPDHYLTIGSAFGRDRPRHLLIVPTVTDGIVNAVLELGAFDPVDDRVLELLEEASAGMGIALRSARFRARLQDALEETQRQAEELQAQGEELRANNDELETQSRQLQDSATRLEAQQSELEQTNVQLEEQARHMQAQRDDLARAQLSLQQQAAELDQASRYKSEFLANMSHELRTPLNSLLIMARLLAENRAGNLSADQVRHAETIETSGNDLLTLINDILDISKIEAGKLELQPRSVRIAPMLDKLQAIFAPSAQAKGLSFRLAAGADPVEIETDPQRVEQVLKNFLSNAIKFTDRGEVALTVGRHADGRVAFTVQDSGVGIAEAQQKLIFEPFRQADGTISRKYGGTGLGLSISRELARLLGGELRVESQPGEGSAFSLLLPDRFDPALSHLPSISLAEAPRPQPVAPARQRIASLVDTQDDRETLSGDSRLILIVEDDPVFARILCDIAHEQGFQCLIAGTADEGALMARQYLPHAVILDMNLPDHTGLSVLDRIKRDMRTRHIPVHVVSVDDDSQAALASGAIGYLFKPVKRDALIDMLEGLEARMAQRMRRVLVVEDDAQQAESIKLLLASREVETLEAHSAAQCFEMLGRETFDCMVLDLNLPDASGFDLLERLSADDSVGFPPVIVYTGRDLGAEEELRLRRYSKSIIVKGAKSPERLLDEVTLFLHQVVSELPELQQQLIARSLSRDEALEGKNILVVEDDIRNVYALTSIFEPHGVHVRIARNGREALVALEEAARTEAPKVDLVLMDVMMPEMDGLTAMREIRKQGWGVGLPIIALTAKAMAQDQQECLAAGANDYLAKPLDVDKLLSLVRVWMPR
- a CDS encoding CheR family methyltransferase, giving the protein MDASLMEEHFGPRDELELDLLLEAIFRHYHYDFRGYSRGSLHRRLARAQHQHGCDSLSQLQHLLLRDPAVFADLMGFLTIQVSEMFRDPAYFRALREQVVPHLKTYPSLKVWIAGCANGEEFYSLAILFREEGLEDRTIFYCTDISPAALEKAEAGIYAIDRLPQFSENHRLAGGKASLSDYYTAAYGAAVFDKTLRRRAVFAQHNLASDQVFGEVQLVSSRNVLIYFDRELQDRALGLFGESLVRGGFLGLGSKETLRFSRYSDGFADFDEGEKIYRRNLQDLKALDHAA